From a region of the Theobroma cacao cultivar B97-61/B2 chromosome 8, Criollo_cocoa_genome_V2, whole genome shotgun sequence genome:
- the LOC18592427 gene encoding BTB/POZ domain-containing protein At4g08455 translates to MLEAKKQAVAKALLFFLPIGPKAKTKMRRHRCHQAVRSESETESETDTETMRCISCKEEYGARDAGTCKECYEEASETEEELKREIEDLKAKVAFLRFWSPLDHAHRGSTSPGPFFPDVVLVASDDGSPGLPPVPVPSHKAVLASRSPVFKAMFENEMEESRSGTIKISDVSYDALRAFVNYLYTAEAWLDEQMACDLLVLAEKYQVKHLKGYCEKFLVSKLNWDNSLMSYAFAHQHNAKLVLDAALCLITDNMDKLTKREEYMELVEKDPRLVVEIYEAYLSKQVNTAAHKDSSVKS, encoded by the exons ATGTTAGAAGCGAAAAAGCAGGCGGTAGCGAAAGCCTTACTTTTCTTCCTTCCTATAGGGCCAAAAGCTAAAACCAAAATGCGAAGGCACCGGTGCCACCAGGCGGTCCGATCCGAGTCCGAGACGGAGAGCGAGACCGACACCGAGACCATGCGGTGCATATCGTGCAAGGAAGAGTATGGAGCACGTGACGCTGGCACGTGCAAGGAGTGCTACGAGGAGGCAAGCGAGACCGAGGAAGAGCTCAAGCGAGAGATCGAAGATCTCAAAGCCAAAGTCGCCTTTTTACGCTTTTGGTCTCCGCTCGATCATGCCCACCGCGGCTCCACCTCGCCTGGTCCCTTCTTCCCCGACGTCGTCTTGGTCGCTTCCGATGATGGATCCCCGGGCTTGCCCCCCGTGCCTGTACCCTCCCATAAAGCCGTTTTG GCGAGTCGTTCACCAGTGTTCAAAGCAATGTTTGAGAATGAGATGGAAGAAAGCAGGAGCGGAACCATCAAGATCAGTGACGTATCGTATGATGCCCTCCGTGCGTTTGTAAACTATTTGTACACAGCGGAAGCATGGCTGGATGAGCAAATGGCTTGTGACCTTCTGGTTTTGGCTGAAAAATACCAGGTGAAGCATCTCAAGGGGTATTGCGAGAAGTTCCTGGTATCCAAATTGAACTGGGATAATTCACTTATGAGCTATGCCTTTGCTCACCAGCACAACGCCAAGCTCGTGCTTGATGCAGCTTTGTGTTTGATAACAGACAACATGGATAAGCTTACGAAAAGGGAAGAGTATATGGAACTTGTGGAAAAGGATCCCCGACTTGTTGTGGAGATTTATGAAGCTTATCTCTCCAAACAGGTTAATACTGCTGCTCATAAGGATAGTTCAGTGAAATCATAG
- the LOC18592428 gene encoding methyl-CpG-binding domain-containing protein 9: protein MVVEEGTSNGEGAECGKVVQCFKSEPVNNGFGFEFVNDSGDGSSGASENFRTYKRRRQLRSSSKVKVQVDRRASTDQVPLAETNHCASLNGSNDHLQRQWRNVVLEHMHQLLSGDEGGIQRCIRDALLFHPENGCNMTAKEPDASHEGRQKCSLQAGRIPNGSKHTAEGLEGVISNGSLKENSQTTTEMCQRVFFDVIISEKFTSLCKLLFDNFQGIKVDSLFHLSVINSRMKNGVYECSPMLFSSDIQQVWRKLQDIGTEIVSLAKSLSNISSTSYSEQVGCSRGAVEKENHEFCTREPESLAKLEQTEACGVYKVCTCRHCGGKADGKDCLVCDSCEEMYHVACIEPAVKEIPPRSWYCTSCTANGMGSPHENCVICERLNACRTLVADENHNVNCKVFSELEEHSNCSVDNGLQLSPGNKHPCVCKICGSGVEKGQKLRRCEHPYCPNKYYHMRCLTRKQLKSYSPRWYCPSCLCRNCLTDKDDDKIVLCDGCDAAYHIYCMKPPRTSIPRGKWFCRKCDAGIQRIRRAKRAYQNMENKLKMKGIGGKMAYDNLEMSMNQKDTEESDKSRGGVDMLLTAANTLSCEEKLAAIQMKS from the exons ATGGTTGTTGAGGAGGGGACAAGCAATGGTGAAGGAGCAGAGTGTGGAAAGGTGGTTCAGTGCTTCAAGAGTGAACCAGTGAATAATGGGTTTGGATTTGAATTTGTGAATGATTCTGGTGATGGGAGTTCAGGGGCAAGTGAGAATTTTCGAACATATAAGAGGCGGAGACAGTTAAGGTCAAGTTCCAAGGTCAAAGTGCAGGTCGATCGAAGAGCTTCCACAGACCAG GTTCCTCTTGCTGAGACAAATCATTGTGCTTCTTTGAATGGTTCAAATGATCATCTACAGAGGCAGTGGAGAAATGTTGTATTGGAGCACATGCATCAGTTATTAAGTGGTGATGAAGGTGGTATACAACGTTGCATTCGAGATGCACTTTTATTTCATCCAGAAAATGGTTGTAATATGACAGCTAAG GAACCTGACGCTTCTCATGAAGGTAGACAGAAATGCTCTTTGCAAGCAGGGCGAATTCCTAATGGAAGTAAGCATACAGCTGAGGGGCTGGAGGGTGTGATATCTAATGggtctttaaaagaaaattctcAAACTACCACTGAGATGTGCCAGCGTGTTTTCTTTGATGTTATAATTTCTGAAAAGTTCACATCTCTGTGTAAGCTACTATTTGACAATTTCCAAGGGATCAAGGTTGACAGCCTTTTTCACTTAAGTGTCATAAATTCAAGGATGAAAAATGGAGTTTATGAGTGTTCACCTATGCTTTTCTCATCAGATATTCAGCAG GTATGGAGAAAACTTCAAGACATAGGAACTGAAATTGTATCCCTTGCAAAGAGCCTCTCAAACATATCAAGCACTTCCTATAGTGAACAA GTTGGGTGTTCTCGTGGTGCTGTTGAAAAGGAGAATCATGAG TTCTGTACTCGGGAACCAGAGTCTCTTGCTAAACTGGAGCAAACTGAAGCTTGTGGTGTGTATAAAGTTTGCACTTGCAGGCATTGTGGGGGGAAAGCAGATGGGAAGGATTGTTTAGTTTGTGATTCATGTGAGGAAATGTACCACGTTGCCTGTATTGAGCCTGCTGTGAAGGAGATTCCTCCAAGAAGTTGGTATTGTACCAGCTGTACTGCTAATGGAATGGGATCTCCACATGAGAACTGTGTGATATGTGAGAGATTGAATGCCTGCAGGACTCTTGTTGCTGATGAAAATCATAATGTAAATTGTAAAGTATTTAGTGAATTGGAGGAACATTCAAACTGTAGTGTCGATAATGGGCTTCAGTTATCACCAGGGAACAAACACCCGTGTGTTTGTAAAATTTGTGGAAGTGGCGTTGAAAAAGGTCAGAAGTTAAGGCGTTGCGAGCATCCCTACTGCCCCAATAAATATTATCATATGAGGTGCCTGACAAGGAAGCAGTTAAAATCATATAGTCCCCGCTGGTACTGCCCTTCTTGTCTGTGTAGAAATTGCCTCACTGACAAAGATGATGATAAGATTGTTTTATGTGATGGCTGTGATGCTGCTTACCACATTTATTGCATGAAACCCCCACGAACTTCAATTCCAAGAGGGAAGTGGTTTTGCAGAAAATGTGATGCTGGGATCCAGCGAATACGCAGAGCTAAAAGAGCATATCAGAATATGGAAAATAAGCTGAAAATGAAAGGCATAGGAGGCAAAATGGCATATGATAATCTGGAAATGAGTATGAATCAAAAAGACACAGAGGAGTCAGATAAAAGTAGAGGTGGAGTGGACATGCTTCTAACTGCAGCTAATACTCTAAGCTGCGAGGAGAAGTTGGCTGCCATACAGATGAAGAGTTAG